Proteins encoded within one genomic window of Oncorhynchus tshawytscha isolate Ot180627B linkage group LG02, Otsh_v2.0, whole genome shotgun sequence:
- the LOC112266584 gene encoding uncharacterized protein LOC112266584 — translation MVDSPFTRDEVPTNEDIEAAIAVFRFSADEDSVREKMKTAFPHCQADADKSADVFSVFPRVLDIPGLIEQDFRLLFGEATTNKFLEKWPTTFKGKVMESDGLTPTTELLELMCNAESAVENENGQMSACQGVDQLIRFQKVGTSVQQHLDSITQSGQPYLLALGSIKSSIHSYFVVIDKHAVPVGTFDELFKAHFIVGTSYSSCLSNFFTFVQTTIYNIDMGETKETPQVAELRARMLR, via the exons ATGGTCGATAGCCCTTTCACCCGTGACGAAGTGCCAACTAACGAAGACATCGAGGCAGCCATTGCTGTTTTTAGATTTTCTGCTGATGAAGACTCTGTCCGGGAGAAGATGAAGACTGCCTTCCCTCATTGCCAAGCTGATGCAGACAAATCAGCAGATGTCTTCTCAGTCTTCCCCAGGGTATTGGATATACCAGGACTG ATAGAACAAGACTTCAGGCTTCTGTTTGGTGAGGCCACAACCAACAAGTTCTTGGAGAAGTGGCCAACCACTTTCAAGGGAAAAGTGATGGAAAGTGATGGACTTACACCCACCACAGAACTCTTGGAATTGATGTGCAATGCTGAGTCAGCTGTTGAAAATGAGAATG GACAGATGTCTGCATGTCAAGGGGTTGATCAGCTCATCAGATTTCAAAAG gttggaACCAGTGTGCAGCAGCATCTGGATAGCATCACCCAAAGCGGTCAGCCCTACCTTCTTGCCTTGGGATCCATAAAGAGCAGCATTCACTCCTACTTTGTTGTGATCGACAAGCATGCGGTTCCAGTAGGAACCTTTGACGAACTCTTTAAGGCTCACTTCATCGTTGGTACATCATACAGTTCTTGCCTGAGTAACTTCTTCACTTTTGTGCAAACAACCATCTACAACATTGATATGGGGGAAACAAAGGAGACTCCCCAAGTTGCTGAGTTGAGAGCAAGAATGTTGCGTTAG